The DNA region TTGCCTGCGATTGGTGTCACCGAGAACTCGAAGCCACCACCGTCGTCGTCGCGTGTTAGCAGGACGTCCTCGACGGACACTCCAGCGTCGACATGTTCCAGGAAGAAACGGACGGCTGCACACCTGTCACTTCCAGCCGCCGCCCGCAGAAACGCGAGCAGGCGGTCCATACCCATGACGGTGAGTGCGCGGCGTCCGGACCTGGCTCGGGCGGATGGCATCGTGGTCTCAATCTAACTCCAAGCCCACATCGGGACCTCTAAGGAGGCGGCTCCTTGCCGCAGCACCTGACCAGCCACCGGGACGACCTGACGGGGCATACGTGGCGCAGCGGCTGTGATCTGCACCGCGAAGCGTCCCGCCCGAGCGGAAGACTGGGCTGGCGGGTGGCGAACGGCGGGCGCCCGCCACGTCGCGGGCGCGCGTGCTCGTCCGGCGGCGTGCAGTCGAAGCGTGCCCGTGACGTGGTGGGCTGCCGGACGCCGGGACCCGCCGGGTGCCCAGCAGCCGCTCGATGCGTCGGCACGCGCGAAGCCTCCCAGCCGCAGCGAACCGTATGCCCTGTCGGGGCGTCCCGTCATCCACGTCCATCACGTCGAGGACCTGTGACCTCCCGTGTCACGCTCGCGCTCGACAATGAGGCATGCACATCCAAACGGACCGCGCCCTCGTCCCCGCGGGCGCCGCTGCCACCCGCTACCTGCACGTCACCATCACCACGCCGTCCGCGCCCCCGCGCACGGGTCAGCCGCGTCCCGCTGTGGACGTGGCCCTGGTGCTGGATCGCTCCGGCTCCATGCACGGTGCCAAGATCCGCATGGCCCGGGCGGCCGTGGCGCACGCCGTCCGCCTGCTGTCGCCGCGCGACCACTTCGCCGTGGTGGCCTACGACGACCACGTGGACACGGTGCAGGCGCGCACGGCCGGCACGCGGGACGCCACGGCGCAGGCCCTGCACCAGCTCGACGCCATCGACGCGCGCGGGTCCACGAACCTGTCCGACGGCTGGATGCGCGGGGCGGACGAACTGGGGCCGGGGCTCGCGCCCGGGGACGACGGCGATGGGGCGGCGGCGGCCGTGCGGCGCGTGCTGCTGCTCACGGACGGCCTGGCCAATCGCGGCGTGACGGACGCGGACGCGCTGGTGGCCATGGCGCAGGCGCTGCGGCAGCGCGGCATCGGCACGTCCACGTTCGGCGTGGGCGCGGACTTCGACGAGACGCTGCTGGCCCGCCTGGCGCAGCAGGGCGGCGGGCACTTCTACTACATCGAGTCGCCCGCGCAGATTCCGGATCTGTTCGCCAGCGAACTGGGCGAGGCGCTGGAGGTGGTGGCGCGCGAGCCTCGACGAGTAGAATCGAGAGGCCCTCATGAGTCCCAGCGTCGCCATCGACCGCGAAAAGCTGATCACGTTCTGTCGCCGACACGGTATCCGCCGGCTCGCCGTGTTCGGATCCGCGCTGCGTGACGACTTCGGCCCCGAGAGCGACGTGGACGTGCTCGTGGAGTTCGAGGTAGGGCGGACGCCAGGCTTGGCCTTCTTCGCGATGCAGGACGACCTGAGCCACCTATTCGGTCGAGCCGTGGACCTCCACACGCCAGCGTCGCTGAGCCGCTACTTCCGTGATGAGGTGCTCGCCGAGGCTCAGGACCAGTATGTCGCGGCATGACCCGTCGGTGAGCCTTCGGCACATGCGCGACCATGCGGCCGAGCTGCTCGCGCTCATGAACGGTCGATCGCGCGACGACCTGGACCGAGACAGGGTGCTGGCGCTTGCGGTGGTCCGACTGCTCGAGATCATCGGTGAGGCGGCCGCGCGGGTTCCCGTCGCGGAGCGCACGCGTCGTCCGGATGTGCCGTGGTCGGCCATCGTTGGCCTTCGGAACAGGTTGATTCACGGGTACGACGACGTAGACCACGACATCGTGTGGGCCATCGTGTCCACCGACCTGCCGAAACTGGTGTCGCAACTCGGCGAGTAGACGGCTGCTGCTGTCAGACTGCTCGCGCGTGTTGACACCCCCGACCCGAGTCCCTACGCTGAGCTCATGAGTGTCGTCCTGTCCCCGGAGCTCGCGCGTCGCATCGCGGAACTGGCGGCGCAGTCCGGACAGACCGCGGAGTTCGCGTTGCGCGAGACGGTGGCCGCGTATGGATCGCAGCCGGTGCTCGACTGGTCGCAGTGCCCCATCGTGGAGCGTGTCCCCGGGCGCGTCAGCGGCGCTTGGGTATTTCGCGATACCCGCCTGCCCGTTGCGACCGTATTCGAGAATCTCGAGGCCGGTGCCACGGTGGACGAGGTCGCTCAGTGGTTCGACATCCCAGCCGATCTGGTGCGCCAGGTGATCGACTTCGCGGCGCGCAGTCTGCACGCTCCTGCCCCGGCACCTTGATGCGGGTGCTCTTCGACCACGGCACGCCAGCGCCACTCGCTGCAGCGCTGGAGGGTCATGACGTGCGCTTCGCGAAGACCGAAGGCTGGGACACCTTCAGCAACGGCGCCCTGCTGGCGGCTGCCGAGGCCGCCGTCTTGAAGGGCGCGCCATCGCGGTCGTGGTGTTGATGAACGCGCAGTGGCCGGTACTGCGGCACTAGGTGGATCGGGTCCGCAGCGCCATGGACTCCGTGCAGGCGGGTGGCTACATCGAGGTATCGATCGAGTAGAGGCCAAGACCCGTCGGCCCCTCGGTAGGGGGGCGTGGTGCTCCTAGTCGCGCTCGAGTGGGACCGCTACGTGAGTAGCTGGCCGTCAGGCCGACAGCAGGCGCCCGCGAGGCGATGGAATGGGGCGCCCCATGTCCCGTGCCACGTCGAGCCAGAGGTCGATCGCGTCCTGCGCGTTGGCCACCGCGTCGGCAGGCGTGTCGCCGTGGGCCATGCAGCCCGGGAGTTCGGGGACGTCGACGACGAAGGCGTCGTCCTCGTCGGTCCACGTGACGACCAGCTCGTACTTGTGCGGCACGTCAGTCCTTCAATGCGAGATTGTAGGCCAGCGCAGGGAACCTGGCCGCGCCGCACATCCTGCGTGGCCGTTGTCCCGGCCGGATGGCGGTTCCTGCGACGCCGAACCCGACCGACGCGCAGCCGCCTTAGGCGCAACGCAGTCTGTGGCATCGATGTCGGCCCGGAGTTGGCGTTGGACGCTGTCCCGTGGCACAGGCGCGAGCTGGCGTGTGGGATGCACTCGACTCGACGACAGCTCCCTGGCGATTCGGCCCACAACTGGCAACTGATATGTTGACCAAGGCAACAGATCTGTTTATCGTGACATGACGCCGCGCGAGTTCAAGCGATGGCTTGCGGCTCAGGGATGCACGTTCTCGGCAGGCAAGGGCGGCCATCTGAAGGTGCGACGCGGAGACCGCATGTCGGTGCTGCCGATGCATGGCCAGGGCAAAGAGCTTGGAACCGGGCTCGTGCAGCGCATCAAGAAAGACCTCGGGGTCGCCTGAACGGCACCCGGGTGCGGCAGCGGGTGAGGAGCAACGACATGTTCTATGCAGTGAAGCTGTCGAGAGACCGGAACCGGTCGTGGCTCGTCGACGTCCCCGCCCTGCCGTTCGTGCACACGCACGGCGCCACGCGGGACGAGGCGCTATCGCGCGCCCTGGATGCCGTCCTGACCGGTCTCGAGATGCTCGTCGACGACAAGGTCGAGATTCCGCGGCCGCTGCCGGCGGCGCCCGTCAAAGGGGATGCCGTGCGGCTGTCGGCCTTGGTGGCGGCGAAGATCGAGCTGCACAACGCCATGCTGGAACAGCGCGTGGGCAAGTACCGGCTGGGGAAGAAGCTGGACTGGCATCTGCCTCAGGTGGACCGCCTGGTCGATTTCCGCCATCAGTCCAAGCTGGATCAGATTGAACAGGCGCTCTCGGCCCTCGGGCGCCGACTGGTGGTGACGAGCGCGGCATAGCACCGCAGGCGCACGGTGGGTGCGGTCCGCTGGCGCGCGAGATTCCGCTTGACACGTTTCTGGCGGCGGCCGCGCAAAAGTCCGGGACGTCGCCGCAAGGGCGCGTCGTGTGCGTCAGGTTGGGTCGTGGGCGTCGATCGCGTCGAGACGTAGCGCCGGACGTGGATCGCGCGCGGCTCGCGTCGCCTGCGGCATCCTCCGATGGCAAATTCTGCGCTGCTAGGATGCGACATGAACCTCGCATCCCACGTCGATTCCACCCGCGCGGTGCTCGCGCATCCGATGGTGGTGCTGCAGCCCGAGCCGCCGACCCCGGCGACCGACCTACGCGCGGTGGACGCGCTGGGCGAGCGCATCGCGGCGCTGGCGGCACGTCTGCACGCGGCCACCTACGAGCTGCTCGTCCTGCTCGGCGAGTTCGATGCGCGGGAGGGCTGGGCCAACGGGTTCCAGTCGTGCGCGCACTGGCTCCACTGGCGGACCGGCATCGACCTGGGCGCGGCCCGCGAGAAGGTGCGCGTGGCCCGCGCGCTGCCGGCGTTGGCGGCGGTCAGCGCGCAGATGCGGCGGGGAGCGCTGTCGTATGCGAAGGTGCGGGCGCTCACGCGGGTGGCTACGCCCGCGAACGAGCAGACGCTCGTGGACTTCGCGCTGGCGGGCACGGCCGCGCACGTGGAGCGTCTGGTGCGAGGCTGGCGGCGGGCGGACGCCGTCGAGGCGGCGCGGGTGGACGAGTCCCGGCATCTCCAGCGCCAGTTGTCCACGTGGGTGGATGCGGACGGCATGGTGGTGATCCGTGGCCGGCTCACGCCGGAGGTCGGTGCCGTGGTGCAGCGCGCGCTCGAGGCAGCGGCCGACCGGCTGTTCCTGGACGCACAGGCGACAGAGGCGGACGGTCCGGCAGGCCACCAGGTCGGGGCGGCGCAGCGTCGGGCCGACGCGCTGGGGCTGCTGGCGGAGACGGCGCTGTCCGCCGGGTTGGATGCGGGGACGACCGGCGATCGCTACCAGGTGGTCGTCCACGTGGATGCCTCCGACCGTGCGGCGGGTCGGGGCGAGGTGATCCTCGAGCCCGATGCCGGCGGCACGCTCGAACTGGACCACGGGCCGGCGTGCGTTTCCGCGGAAACGTCGCGGCGGCTGTCCTGCGATGCGTCGGTGGTCACCCTGGCGCACGGCGAGGACGGCGAGGCTCGGCAGGTGGGTCGACGAACGCGCACGATTCCGCCCTCGATTCGGCGAGCCCTGGTCGCACGCGATGCCACCTGCCAGTTCCCGGGGTGCACGGCGCACCGATGCGACGCGCATCACGTCGAACACTGGGCCGATGGAGGCGATACGACGCTCGACAACCTGGTGCGCCTGTGCCGGCGGCATCATCGCGCCGTGCACGAAGGGGGATTCCGCGTTCGGCGCACGTCGCCAGGGGAGTGGGCCTTCCATCGGCCGGATGAACGGCGCCTGCCGCGAGCGCCAGAGATCGCCGCGACGGCCGAGTGGCGCCACGAGCTGATGATGGCCGACGTGACATCGACGCCCGTGTGGGACGGCACGTCCGTGGACATCGCGTGGGCGCTGGACGTGCTGCACGTGGGGCCGAACGGCGCAGCTGCGGGCGTCGCCACACCGCGGTGACGCCCGTCGGGCCGACGGCGCCGGGCCGTCGCCCACCTTCGCCGCGAATACCCGACCAGCCGCGGTATCGTGGGGCCGGGATGGCGCCCACACCTGGCCGGAACGACCCGTGCCCGTGCGGTTCGGGGAAGAAGTACAAGCACTGCTGTCTGGTCAGTCGCGACGCGGAGGACGTCGCGCGCGTGCGCATCCGGAGCGTGGAGGGCCGGGTGGTGGAGGCCGTGTTCAAGTACGCGCTCGAGCGGTGGGGCGAGCCCCTGTTCCACCACGCGTGGGAGGACTTCTGGAACTACGACGACGTGCCCGAGGACATGGTGGCGACGCCCGAGTTCGATGGCCTGTTCATCCCGTGGTTCACGACGTGCTTCGTGGCCGACCCCGAGTCGGACCGGCGCACCGACGACTGGCCCACCGCCACGCTCGCACAGGAATGGCTCGCGGCGCAGCCGCTGCCCGTGCCTCCGGACGTGGCCCTGTACGTGACACAGACGGTCCGGAGCCCCATGAGCGTCTTCGCCGTGGAGCAGGTCGCGCCCGGCGTGTCCGTGGACGTGAAGGACATCCTCACCGAGCGGAGCTTTCACGTGCTGGAGCTCACGGCATCGCGCTCGCTGCGCCCGGGCGACGTCATCTTCACGCGCGTCGTGACGATGGACGGCGCGTCGGTGATGTTCGGCATGGCGCCCCGCGCGGCGCCGCCCGACTGGCACCTCGAGGTGATCGACTGGCGCACGGCCACGTTCAAGCGACGGGTGCCCACGCGGGACGACCTCGAGCGCTACGCGATCGAGATACGCGACCTGTACCTCGACGTCCGCGACGCGCTGCTCAATCCGGCGCCTCCCGTGTTGACCAACAGCGACGGCGACGTCCTGTCGCTGGTGACCCTCACCTATGAGCTGCACGCCCCCGTCGCCGCCGTGTATCCGCTGCTGCGGCCGCTCGCATTGCTGGCCGGCGAGGCGCCGGCCGAGGAGGTCGAGACCGACGCGGACGGAACCGTGGTGAAGGCGCAGCTCGACTGGCTGAAGGCCGGCAACCGGCAGCACGCCTCGTGGAAGAACACCGTGCTCGGCACACTGGCCTTGACCGAAGGGCGCCTGGTGGCCGAGGTGAACTCCGACAAGCGCGCGAAGCGGCTTGAGCGTGAGATCGCGAAGCGGCTCGGCAGCATGGCCACCCGGGCGGGGCGTGAGGTGACCGATCCCGTCGCGCGGATTCTCGAGTCGCGCGCGAAGGACGAGGCGCGGAAGGGCCTCCGCCTGGTGGAGCCGTCCACGCCGGTCGAGCCTGAAGTGGCGGCGCTCGAAGCCGAATGGCGCCGGCGGTATTCGCAGGAGTGGCTGGACACGCCGGTGCCGGCGCTGCACGGCAAGACGCCGCGCCAGGCCGCCCGCAGCGCCGCGGGCAGGGAGCGGCTGGAGGCGCTCCTCCTTGGATTCGGCCGCGGCGACGCCGGTGATGGCGAGGTGGCCTTCCTCCGCACGGCGCTCAAGCTCACGCCGAAGACCTGACCGGCGGGGCACCGGTCCCCGGCGCACGACGGTCGTGGCCGCCGCGCGGCGGCGCGAGCCGGCCTCGCCGCCGATACGGCCGACGGACGCAGCGCGCGGTCCGTGGTCGTTACGTCGCCAGCGGCAGCCTCCGCGCGCCTTTCGCAGGCACGTACGCCAGCGCCGCGTCGAACGCGAGCTTCGGGGCGTAGCCGTCGCGGGCCTCGTCGAGCTGCGCCAGGATCTCGGCGGCCAGCGCCGGCGGCGCCACCACGCGGGCGTGGGCGCCCCAGCCGAGGACCCACGTGCGGAGCGCCCAGTCGCGGCAGACCTTCATGGTGAGGCGCACGCCGCCGCCCGTCAGAGCCTCGAGCGTCTGCGTGGCGTGCCAGCTCCGCTCGCGGACGTAGGGGGCCACGCGCGGCGAGAAGTCCACCACGATGCGTTCGGCCTTGCCGCCGCGGTTCACGCCCAGGGACTGGCCGAAGGTGCCGTCGCTCAGGTCCGCGGCCGGCGTGAAGGTGGCGGTCTGCAGCGACACGCGCCGGATGCGCTCCACCGCGAACACGCGCACCTGGCGGTACTCGGGCACCCACGCGGTGAGGTACAGGCCTCCCTCCGCGTAGGCGAGGCTGTAGGGGTGCAGCTCGTAGTCCTTCTCGCGGTTGCTGTGGACGGAGAAGTAGAGCACGCGGCAGATGCGGCGATCGGAGGCGGCCTCGATCAGGCGCGCCACGAACTCGTCGTGCTTCGGGGACGTGACGGTCTTCCTCGGCACGGGCTTCACGTGGACCAGCTCGGGCAGGCGCTTCAGGAAGGCGCGGACCTTGGGCGACAGGGACGTCTCCACGCGGCGGATGATGCCGGCCAGGCCGGGCTCGAACGGCGTGCCCGTGAACTCGGCCACGAGGGTCCGGCCCAGGAACAGCGAACACACCTCGGTCACGGACAGGCCGGCGTCGTTCAGGGCCTTGAGCGGCATCTGCATGAGGCGCCACGCCGTCTCGCGGTCGCGCTTCTCGTCCACGAGCGGGAAGCCCACTTCCTGCAGGGCCTCCATGTCCCGCCACACCGTGCGCTTGGTGACGCCGAAGCGCTCGGCCAGTTCGCCCACCGTGGCGCCCTGCCTGGAGGCGTCGATGTGGAGCAGCATCTGCCAGTGACGGACCACCTCGGCGTTGCGCGGCATGCCGGGGATTGTATGCGGC from Vicinamibacterales bacterium includes:
- a CDS encoding VWA domain-containing protein translates to MHIQTDRALVPAGAAATRYLHVTITTPSAPPRTGQPRPAVDVALVLDRSGSMHGAKIRMARAAVAHAVRLLSPRDHFAVVAYDDHVDTVQARTAGTRDATAQALHQLDAIDARGSTNLSDGWMRGADELGPGLAPGDDGDGAAAAVRRVLLLTDGLANRGVTDADALVAMAQALRQRGIGTSTFGVGADFDETLLARLAQQGGGHFYYIESPAQIPDLFASELGEALEVVAREPRRVESRGPHESQRRHRPRKADHVLSPTRYPPARRVRIRAA
- a CDS encoding nucleotidyltransferase family protein → MFGSALRDDFGPESDVDVLVEFEVGRTPGLAFFAMQDDLSHLFGRAVDLHTPASLSRYFRDEVLAEAQDQYVAA
- a CDS encoding HepT-like ribonuclease domain-containing protein, whose product is MRDHAAELLALMNGRSRDDLDRDRVLALAVVRLLEIIGEAAARVPVAERTRRPDVPWSAIVGLRNRLIHGYDDVDHDIVWAIVSTDLPKLVSQLGE
- a CDS encoding DUF433 domain-containing protein, which produces MSVVLSPELARRIAELAAQSGQTAEFALRETVAAYGSQPVLDWSQCPIVERVPGRVSGAWVFRDTRLPVATVFENLEAGATVDEVAQWFDIPADLVRQVIDFAARSLHAPAPAP
- a CDS encoding type II toxin-antitoxin system HicB family antitoxin; this encodes MPHKYELVVTWTDEDDAFVVDVPELPGCMAHGDTPADAVANAQDAIDLWLDVARDMGRPIPSPRGRLLSA
- a CDS encoding type II toxin-antitoxin system HicA family toxin, with the protein product MTPREFKRWLAAQGCTFSAGKGGHLKVRRGDRMSVLPMHGQGKELGTGLVQRIKKDLGVA
- a CDS encoding type II toxin-antitoxin system HicB family antitoxin, with translation MFYAVKLSRDRNRSWLVDVPALPFVHTHGATRDEALSRALDAVLTGLEMLVDDKVEIPRPLPAAPVKGDAVRLSALVAAKIELHNAMLEQRVGKYRLGKKLDWHLPQVDRLVDFRHQSKLDQIEQALSALGRRLVVTSAA
- a CDS encoding DUF222 domain-containing protein, coding for MNLASHVDSTRAVLAHPMVVLQPEPPTPATDLRAVDALGERIAALAARLHAATYELLVLLGEFDAREGWANGFQSCAHWLHWRTGIDLGAAREKVRVARALPALAAVSAQMRRGALSYAKVRALTRVATPANEQTLVDFALAGTAAHVERLVRGWRRADAVEAARVDESRHLQRQLSTWVDADGMVVIRGRLTPEVGAVVQRALEAAADRLFLDAQATEADGPAGHQVGAAQRRADALGLLAETALSAGLDAGTTGDRYQVVVHVDASDRAAGRGEVILEPDAGGTLELDHGPACVSAETSRRLSCDASVVTLAHGEDGEARQVGRRTRTIPPSIRRALVARDATCQFPGCTAHRCDAHHVEHWADGGDTTLDNLVRLCRRHHRAVHEGGFRVRRTSPGEWAFHRPDERRLPRAPEIAATAEWRHELMMADVTSTPVWDGTSVDIAWALDVLHVGPNGAAAGVATPR
- a CDS encoding SEC-C metal-binding domain-containing protein, producing MAPTPGRNDPCPCGSGKKYKHCCLVSRDAEDVARVRIRSVEGRVVEAVFKYALERWGEPLFHHAWEDFWNYDDVPEDMVATPEFDGLFIPWFTTCFVADPESDRRTDDWPTATLAQEWLAAQPLPVPPDVALYVTQTVRSPMSVFAVEQVAPGVSVDVKDILTERSFHVLELTASRSLRPGDVIFTRVVTMDGASVMFGMAPRAAPPDWHLEVIDWRTATFKRRVPTRDDLERYAIEIRDLYLDVRDALLNPAPPVLTNSDGDVLSLVTLTYELHAPVAAVYPLLRPLALLAGEAPAEEVETDADGTVVKAQLDWLKAGNRQHASWKNTVLGTLALTEGRLVAEVNSDKRAKRLEREIAKRLGSMATRAGREVTDPVARILESRAKDEARKGLRLVEPSTPVEPEVAALEAEWRRRYSQEWLDTPVPALHGKTPRQAARSAAGRERLEALLLGFGRGDAGDGEVAFLRTALKLTPKT
- a CDS encoding transcriptional regulator, whose protein sequence is MPRNAEVVRHWQMLLHIDASRQGATVGELAERFGVTKRTVWRDMEALQEVGFPLVDEKRDRETAWRLMQMPLKALNDAGLSVTEVCSLFLGRTLVAEFTGTPFEPGLAGIIRRVETSLSPKVRAFLKRLPELVHVKPVPRKTVTSPKHDEFVARLIEAASDRRICRVLYFSVHSNREKDYELHPYSLAYAEGGLYLTAWVPEYRQVRVFAVERIRRVSLQTATFTPAADLSDGTFGQSLGVNRGGKAERIVVDFSPRVAPYVRERSWHATQTLEALTGGGVRLTMKVCRDWALRTWVLGWGAHARVVAPPALAAEILAQLDEARDGYAPKLAFDAALAYVPAKGARRLPLAT